The genomic interval ACCAAATCCATTCACACTTGAAAACTACCTTAAACTGTTCAGGCTAACTCTTTTCCCCCGATGGATAATTAACACAGCGCTTGTAAGCGGTCTAATTGTTGCCGCTAATATTATTACCTCGGCTACAGCTGGATATGCTTTCGCATGCCTGAAGTTTCCTAAAAAGAACCTACTATTTAGCGCCTTACTCACATTGTTAATGGTACCACCATTCATCACACTCATACCTAACTATATATTAGTAGTAAAGCTTGGTCTCATTGATAATCTCCTGGGACTTGTTTTACTTGGTTCGGCAAGTGTTTCAGGAATATATTTAATGCGGCAGTATTACTTATCTCTAGGAAAAGAACTTTTCGAGGCTGCTAGGATAGATGGTGCGGGGCCTATAAAGGCATTCATCTATGTAGCATTGCCTCTTTCAAAGCCAGCGTTAGGCGCCCTCGCAATTTACCAGTTCTTGGGTGCCTGGAATTCTTTCCTCGGACCGCTTGTCTTTCTAAGAAGCCCTGAGAACTATACATTGCCCGTCGGACTAAATTTTGCCTTTAGCCGTAACGTGTGGACAGAATATACTCCAATTATAGCTGGAAGCCTGATAGCGAGTTTGCCAACAATTATTCTTTATGTTGCTCTTAACAAGTATATGATCCGTGGGGTTGTTGTCTCAGCTAAGAAGGGGTGATAATATGAGTGTAGAACTAAGAAATATCACTAAAAAATTTGGAGATGTAGTAGCTGTGAAGAATGCCAATTTGAAGATAAATAGGGGCGAGTTTTTTGTATTCCTTGGCCCTTCTGGATCAGGCAAGTCTACACTCCTGCGGATTATCGCTGGACTTGACGATCCTGACGAGGGAGAAGTGCTAATTGACGGCATCCGTGTGAACGAATTAGATCCAAGTCAAAGAGACATAGCCTTTGTATTCCAAAATTATGCCCTCTATCCTCATATGACAGCATACGATAATATAGCTTTTCCACTAAGAATGCGTAAAGTACCAAAAGAACAAATTCATGCGTCAGTCCTAGAGGTCGCAAATATGCTTGGAATTACACACCTACTATCAAAATATCCCTATCAAATGTCTGGCGGAGAACAGCAGAGGGTTGCTCTAGCACGTGCCATTGTACGCCGTCCAAAGGTATTTTTACTAGATGAGCCATTGAGCAATCTTGACGCAAAGCTAAGAGTTAGGCTAAGATTTGAGCTCAGAAAGCTTCTGCATGACCAGCTTCAAACAACAACCATTTACGTTACTCATGATCAAACGGAAGCAATGACGATGGCAGACAGGATTGCAGTAATAAATAAAGGAGAAATCCTTCAAGTAGACTCTCCTAGTCGGCTCTACGAATACCCAGCAAATACTTTTGTAGCAGGCTTCATAGGGACACCTCCAATGAATT from Thermofilum adornatum carries:
- a CDS encoding carbohydrate ABC transporter permease — its product is MLRSEIKRLLLTGLIYTVMTLLALIYLMPFIRSIFASFMTWKQASAFPPEWIPNPFTLENYLKLFRLTLFPRWIINTALVSGLIVAANIITSATAGYAFACLKFPKKNLLFSALLTLLMVPPFITLIPNYILVVKLGLIDNLLGLVLLGSASVSGIYLMRQYYLSLGKELFEAARIDGAGPIKAFIYVALPLSKPALGALAIYQFLGAWNSFLGPLVFLRSPENYTLPVGLNFAFSRNVWTEYTPIIAGSLIASLPTIILYVALNKYMIRGVVVSAKKG
- a CDS encoding ABC transporter ATP-binding protein gives rise to the protein MSVELRNITKKFGDVVAVKNANLKINRGEFFVFLGPSGSGKSTLLRIIAGLDDPDEGEVLIDGIRVNELDPSQRDIAFVFQNYALYPHMTAYDNIAFPLRMRKVPKEQIHASVLEVANMLGITHLLSKYPYQMSGGEQQRVALARAIVRRPKVFLLDEPLSNLDAKLRVRLRFELRKLLHDQLQTTTIYVTHDQTEAMTMADRIAVINKGEILQVDSPSRLYEYPANTFVAGFIGTPPMNLLSGKIREQTLEIGNLKIRVNLPDIKSQEVIIGIRPQDLEINRDRGIEVKIVGVEKLGAEYIVHGVFPDGEITVHMGKYLPELLHSESKAFVKPVGPIYLFDKATEQLITVIKEYTLM